In Verrucomicrobiia bacterium, a genomic segment contains:
- a CDS encoding PQQ-dependent sugar dehydrogenase — translation MMRVIVLLFIFLVLSVRPAGAALVNRWSFNNSIGAAPAGTAIVDSISGSNGVVVGTGGTFSGVALAIPGATSGNQTPAAISAYVDLPNRLISSKTNLTLEIWYTVTATRNWQRLFDFGRMNIAGSGPGAEQGEVVPNAVSAPGGTSSSDNLMVAINRGTSPNTQRLAARLNGAAEVAADSGFSVANGNQYHFVLVVEDGAGSFGSGGMQIRGYHNGTLVQSVDAGFKLASIEDVNNWLGRSQFSGDSQSSISYNEVRLYDHALSPQEIVSSRTAGPEPAAPAAANDAVTLRHGHKVRVPVLANDSGGLFPGSVNVTALPEFGSAVPTANGEILYAHTNGTAEQDSFSYTVSGIGGTSAPATVTLHFSTDLRLTNNTLNVPATPPPTALELVNAFPGLSFSQPVCLRTPPGETNRLFVCEKTGLVRVVPDLSAASFSAPTFLNLPALLTSRSEAISTGSEQGLLGLAFHPGYATNGFFFVHYSVGSGGTIYNRVSRFSVQPGSPNAADPASERILFQQADTAGNHNGGDLHFGPDGYLYVSLGDGGDQNDSQNHAQKINDGFFAAIARIDVDRRPGNIEPNPHSGVPLYSGFAAYAVPVDNPYVGATTFNGSAVNSNSVRTELWAVGFRNPWRMSFDLVTSNLWVGDVGQGTFEEVNLVTRGGNYGWAFREGNNNGPKAAPPNFDTLYHSRPLYVYAHGGGSMQGDSITGGVVYRGTRIPHLFGAYIFSDYVSGNIWSLRQTNASVNVERIAGQAGIVAFGIDPANSDVLLADINGGRVLRLTSGTPAGSYPLTLSETRVFADVSDFSPSPGLVSYEPNLPFWSDYAVKSRWFIIPDATNRMTWSREDNWIFPTNQIWVKHFDLEMERGNPATKRRLETRLLVRNADGAYGVSYQWNEAQTEATLAPDAGVDFALVITNGGNIHTQTWHIPSRAECMACHTPQAGHALSFTTRQMNREATMDGFTGNQLELLHAAGYFTNEPEPVSTLPRHATAGDITSSLEHRARSYIDVNCAYCHQPGGTGGGNWDGRARTPLFQTGMINGDAINNNGDPNNKLIVPGDPVHSVIWNRMASTNGFTRMPPIATNERDEENIALLAQWIQDFGTNRQAFADWQVAHFGSTNDPNGGVSGDPDLDGRVNQHEYFAGTDPHAIDSTPDLALHVAPDGAALVQFSLGENAAARVQTSTNLLDWEIWNAAGNNGIPGIENPQSVEGAVTNEAQYFRLLLNER, via the coding sequence TTACGTGGACCTTCCGAACCGCCTGATCTCATCCAAAACGAACCTGACACTTGAGATTTGGTACACCGTAACCGCCACTCGCAACTGGCAGCGGCTCTTTGATTTCGGGCGCATGAATATCGCGGGCAGCGGTCCCGGAGCTGAGCAGGGCGAGGTTGTGCCCAACGCGGTCAGCGCTCCTGGCGGGACTTCATCAAGTGACAATCTCATGGTTGCCATCAACCGCGGAACCTCTCCCAACACGCAGCGGCTCGCTGCGCGATTAAACGGCGCGGCCGAGGTTGCTGCCGACAGCGGGTTCAGCGTTGCCAATGGCAATCAGTATCATTTTGTCCTGGTCGTGGAAGACGGCGCCGGTTCGTTTGGTTCGGGAGGCATGCAAATTCGCGGATATCACAATGGAACCCTCGTGCAGAGCGTCGATGCTGGATTCAAGCTGGCGAGCATTGAGGATGTGAACAACTGGCTTGGGCGTTCGCAATTCAGCGGCGACAGCCAGTCGAGCATTTCCTACAACGAAGTCCGCCTTTACGATCACGCGCTCTCGCCGCAGGAAATTGTCAGCAGCCGCACCGCTGGTCCGGAACCTGCCGCGCCGGCTGCCGCGAACGACGCGGTGACGTTGCGGCATGGACACAAGGTCAGGGTGCCTGTTCTCGCCAACGACAGCGGAGGTCTCTTCCCTGGAAGCGTGAACGTCACGGCCCTGCCGGAGTTTGGATCCGCGGTGCCGACTGCGAATGGAGAAATCCTCTATGCCCACACGAACGGCACGGCTGAACAGGATTCCTTCAGTTACACCGTCAGTGGCATTGGCGGAACTTCGGCGCCTGCGACGGTGACACTTCATTTCTCCACTGACTTGCGGCTGACAAACAACACGTTGAACGTGCCCGCAACACCTCCGCCGACAGCGTTGGAACTGGTCAACGCTTTTCCTGGACTCTCATTCAGCCAGCCTGTCTGCCTGCGCACGCCGCCTGGCGAAACAAATCGTTTGTTCGTCTGTGAGAAGACAGGCCTGGTGCGCGTCGTTCCTGATCTCTCTGCGGCTTCATTTTCTGCCCCGACGTTCCTGAATCTTCCCGCGTTGCTGACTTCGCGGAGTGAAGCTATTTCAACGGGTAGCGAACAGGGCCTGCTTGGCCTCGCGTTTCATCCGGGATATGCCACGAATGGTTTCTTTTTCGTGCATTACTCGGTCGGATCGGGTGGAACCATTTACAACCGCGTATCGCGATTCAGTGTTCAACCCGGCAGCCCAAACGCCGCCGATCCTGCGTCCGAAAGGATCCTCTTTCAGCAGGCGGACACTGCAGGCAATCACAACGGCGGCGACCTGCACTTTGGTCCTGACGGTTACCTGTATGTTTCATTGGGTGACGGCGGGGACCAGAACGATTCCCAGAATCACGCACAGAAGATCAACGACGGGTTCTTCGCCGCAATCGCGCGCATTGATGTCGATCGGCGGCCGGGCAATATCGAGCCGAACCCACATTCGGGGGTGCCGCTCTATTCGGGTTTTGCGGCGTATGCCGTGCCTGTGGATAACCCGTATGTGGGGGCAACGACCTTCAACGGCAGTGCGGTGAATTCAAACTCGGTGCGGACTGAACTTTGGGCCGTGGGTTTTCGCAATCCCTGGCGCATGTCGTTCGACCTGGTCACGAGCAACCTTTGGGTGGGCGACGTGGGGCAGGGAACGTTCGAAGAAGTGAATCTCGTCACGCGGGGCGGCAATTACGGCTGGGCGTTTCGGGAAGGCAACAACAACGGGCCTAAGGCTGCGCCGCCGAATTTCGACACTCTCTACCATTCGCGTCCTCTCTATGTCTATGCGCATGGCGGCGGATCGATGCAGGGCGATTCCATCACGGGCGGCGTGGTGTATCGCGGCACCAGAATTCCCCATCTCTTTGGCGCGTATATTTTCTCGGATTACGTGTCCGGCAACATCTGGTCCCTGCGGCAGACCAACGCAAGCGTGAACGTGGAACGCATTGCGGGCCAGGCGGGGATCGTGGCGTTCGGGATCGATCCCGCCAATAGTGACGTGTTGCTGGCGGACATTAATGGCGGGCGCGTTCTTCGACTCACCTCAGGCACCCCGGCCGGATCCTATCCCCTCACGCTGAGTGAGACCCGTGTGTTTGCGGATGTCAGCGATTTCTCGCCTTCGCCTGGGCTGGTGAGTTACGAGCCCAACCTTCCATTCTGGAGCGATTACGCGGTCAAGAGCCGTTGGTTCATTATTCCCGATGCGACGAACCGCATGACCTGGTCCCGCGAAGATAACTGGATTTTTCCGACCAACCAGATTTGGGTGAAACATTTCGACCTCGAAATGGAACGTGGAAATCCCGCGACGAAGCGGCGGCTCGAAACGCGCCTGCTGGTTCGCAACGCCGATGGTGCTTACGGCGTGAGCTACCAATGGAACGAAGCGCAGACGGAGGCGACGCTCGCGCCGGACGCGGGGGTGGACTTTGCGCTGGTGATCACCAACGGCGGAAACATCCATACACAAACATGGCACATACCGAGCCGCGCGGAATGCATGGCGTGTCACACACCGCAGGCAGGCCACGCTCTTTCGTTCACGACGCGGCAGATGAATCGCGAGGCAACAATGGACGGTTTCACTGGAAATCAGCTCGAGTTGCTGCACGCCGCCGGATACTTCACGAACGAGCCTGAACCTGTCAGCACGCTTCCGCGCCATGCGACCGCCGGGGATATCACTTCATCGCTGGAACATCGTGCGCGATCTTACATCGATGTGAACTGTGCCTACTGCCATCAGCCTGGCGGGACGGGTGGAGGCAATTGGGATGGACGCGCGCGAACACCGCTGTTCCAGACGGGCATGATCAATGGCGATGCAATCAACAACAATGGGGATCCCAACAACAAGTTGATTGTTCCGGGGGATCCTGTGCATTCGGTAATCTGGAATCGCATGGCCTCCACGAATGGGTTCACCCGCATGCCTCCGATCGCAACCAATGAGCGGGACGAAGAGAACATCGCGCTGCTCGCGCAATGGATCCAGGATTTCGGGACGAACCGCCAAGCGTTTGCTGATTGGCAGGTGGCGCATTTTGGATCCACCAACGATCCGAACGGCGGAGTGTCGGGAGACCCTGACCTGGATGGGCGTGTGAATCAGCACGAGTATTTTGCCGGCACCGATCCGCACGCCATCGACAGCACGCCCGATCTGGCGCTGCACGTGGCCCCGGACGGCGCCGCCCTGGTTCAATTCTCGCTCGGCGAGAACGCCGCCGCGCGGGTGCAGACATCCACCAACCTGTTGGATTGGGAAATTTGGAACGCAGCCGGCAACAATGGCATTCCTGGCATTGAGAATCCGCAGAGTGTTGAAGGTGCGGTGACGAATGAAGCCCAGTATTTCAGGCTGCTGCTTAACGAACGGTGA
- a CDS encoding beta-xylosidase, producing the protein MNPNIALSSTRHLRWRSLPLVAFRCVCKLVCGLALIAPANLTAAEATNSPAVAADGVLPVTISIDASKPIGPMKPVWRFFGADEPNYAYMKDGKRLIRELGVLRPKDVYFRAHNLLSTGDGTPAYKWGSSNAYTEDENGKPVYDWTILDRIFDAYLERNVRPYAQIGFMPKALSIQPEPYQHEWRPGLRYESIATGWSYPPKDYAKWAELVFQWVTHCVERYGKEEVEKWYWEVWNEPNLRFYWQGTPDEFYKLHDFAIDAVRRALPTARVGGPDVAGAGGRFMEGFLRHVISGTNYATGKRGTPTDFLAFHAKGSPRFVDGHVRLGCAPQLTEINRGFALIASFPEMKNTPIVIGESDPDGCAACQGPHLGYRNTTMYSSYTAATFARKYELADRHGVNLEGALTWAFEFEDQPYFAGQRVLANNGLDLPVMNVFRMFSHMSGQRVEAKSSASVALDDILRRGVAGPPDISALASVDSNKVAVMIWYYHDDDLPGPDAQIDIKLNHLALGNGEARLTHYRIDGRHSNSFAVWKSLGSPTAPNESQYDRMLRAGRLTQLHEPQQIPVEGQQASVRVQLPRQGVSLLLLEKQ; encoded by the coding sequence ATGAACCCTAACATTGCCCTGTCCAGCACGCGTCATTTGCGATGGCGCTCATTGCCGCTCGTGGCATTCCGCTGCGTCTGCAAACTGGTGTGCGGTCTTGCTCTCATTGCGCCAGCAAACCTGACCGCAGCGGAGGCCACCAATTCGCCAGCAGTGGCGGCGGACGGCGTTCTGCCGGTTACCATCAGCATCGACGCCAGCAAGCCGATAGGGCCGATGAAGCCGGTGTGGCGCTTCTTTGGCGCGGACGAGCCGAACTACGCCTACATGAAGGATGGCAAGCGCTTGATTCGGGAGCTGGGTGTGCTGCGTCCGAAGGACGTTTATTTTCGCGCGCACAACCTGCTTTCGACTGGCGACGGAACGCCCGCTTACAAATGGGGAAGTTCAAACGCCTACACCGAGGACGAGAATGGCAAGCCGGTTTACGACTGGACGATTCTCGATCGCATCTTCGATGCCTATCTTGAGCGCAATGTACGGCCCTACGCGCAGATTGGGTTCATGCCGAAAGCGCTATCGATCCAGCCTGAACCCTACCAGCACGAATGGCGGCCCGGCTTGCGTTACGAGAGCATTGCAACAGGTTGGTCCTATCCACCGAAGGATTACGCCAAGTGGGCGGAACTGGTTTTCCAGTGGGTAACGCATTGCGTGGAGCGGTATGGGAAGGAGGAAGTGGAGAAATGGTATTGGGAAGTTTGGAACGAACCCAACCTGCGCTTTTATTGGCAGGGAACGCCCGACGAATTTTACAAGCTCCACGACTTTGCAATCGACGCCGTGCGCAGGGCGCTGCCGACGGCGCGTGTGGGAGGTCCTGATGTGGCGGGCGCGGGTGGGCGTTTCATGGAGGGTTTTCTGCGGCACGTGATCAGCGGAACCAATTACGCAACGGGCAAGCGGGGGACGCCCACGGACTTCCTGGCATTTCACGCAAAGGGCTCGCCGCGATTTGTGGACGGCCACGTGCGGCTTGGCTGCGCACCGCAGTTGACGGAAATCAATCGCGGCTTCGCGCTCATCGCGTCGTTTCCCGAAATGAAGAACACTCCGATCGTCATTGGCGAATCCGATCCTGATGGATGCGCGGCGTGCCAGGGACCGCACCTCGGCTATCGCAACACGACGATGTATTCGAGTTACACTGCGGCCACGTTTGCGCGCAAATACGAGCTCGCGGACCGGCATGGAGTGAATCTGGAAGGCGCTCTCACGTGGGCATTCGAGTTTGAAGACCAGCCGTATTTCGCGGGCCAGCGCGTTCTCGCCAACAACGGGCTCGATCTTCCAGTGATGAACGTGTTCAGAATGTTCAGCCACATGAGCGGACAGCGGGTGGAAGCGAAAAGTTCGGCCTCGGTTGCGCTTGATGACATCCTTCGCCGCGGTGTCGCAGGGCCGCCTGATATTTCCGCGTTGGCCAGCGTTGATAGCAACAAGGTGGCGGTGATGATCTGGTATTATCACGACGACGATCTCCCCGGCCCCGATGCCCAGATCGACATCAAATTGAACCACCTCGCACTTGGAAACGGCGAGGCGAGGCTTACGCATTACCGCATCGATGGACGACACAGCAACTCGTTCGCTGTTTGGAAATCGCTCGGGTCGCCAACTGCGCCGAATGAATCACAATACGATCGCATGTTGAGGGCAGGGCGACTGACGCAGTTGCATGAACCGCAGCAAATCCCTGTGGAAGGCCAGCAGGCAAGCGTCCGCGTTCAACTTCCACGGCAGG